In Mangrovibacterium diazotrophicum, one genomic interval encodes:
- a CDS encoding RNA polymerase sigma factor: MNDLTVLIKECAAGKASAQARLYGLFAPKMFGVCMRYSKDQTEAEDNLQEGFIKVFQKIDSFRHQGSFEGWMRRIMVNISLEKFRKKHTMYPVEDMEKFDSAEEEFSDVELSTKDLMKLIQELPPRYRMVFNLYVFESMNHKEIAKELAISEGTSKSNLARARMILKDRIKNELIDAENYTA; the protein is encoded by the coding sequence TTGAACGACCTGACTGTTTTGATTAAGGAATGTGCTGCAGGCAAAGCAAGTGCACAAGCGCGCTTGTACGGGCTTTTTGCACCCAAAATGTTCGGGGTTTGCATGCGCTATTCCAAGGATCAGACCGAAGCGGAGGACAATCTGCAGGAGGGTTTTATCAAGGTTTTTCAAAAGATCGATTCGTTTCGGCACCAAGGATCTTTCGAGGGGTGGATGCGGCGGATAATGGTGAATATTTCGCTGGAGAAGTTTCGGAAAAAACACACGATGTATCCGGTTGAAGACATGGAGAAATTTGATAGTGCGGAAGAAGAATTCAGTGACGTTGAGTTGTCAACCAAAGACCTGATGAAACTGATTCAGGAGCTTCCACCGCGCTATCGCATGGTTTTTAACTTGTACGTTTTTGAGTCGATGAATCACAAAGAGATTGCGAAAGAACTTGCTATTTCTGAGGGAACTTCCAAATCGAATCTGGCACGTGCCCGGATGATTTTGAAGGACCGGATTAAAAACGAGTTGATTGACGCAGAAAATTACACGGCATGA
- a CDS encoding OmpP1/FadL family transporter codes for MKRIYLLCLTFMLTFSSVFAGGILTNANQSAQYIRMLSRNASTQIDGVYFNPAGLTQLQNGFHFALNNQSLFQTRTIENTAPTLNQSSYEGGLTIPVFPSGFAVYKKDRLALSFGFGINSGGGSAEYKNGLPSFELPISALPTIITALGVPTTGYSADLYFKGKSVYLGFQLGASYEFCDFFSGAIGLRYLNAVTNYDGHISDIMINPQHPLVNPTGGYIPATDFFTAIGQAELAAMTADQEVDVKQKGTGFTPIIGVNLKPFDKMNIGIRYEFRTKLELENHTKTDGTGTFPDGDTYRNDIPAILGAGVDYQLFENLKVSASYSNYFDKDANWDGKESNVDKNLYELALGMEYQISEITTISAGYMHTKTGVGRGFQSDINYSLDANSVGFGAMFKVNEKFDLDLGMLYTAYEGNYKEAIYSPSSLPALQIPYKETYDKKNLAFTIGVTYHLFK; via the coding sequence ATGAAAAGGATTTATTTACTGTGTTTAACATTTATGCTCACTTTTTCGTCGGTTTTTGCGGGAGGTATCCTGACCAATGCCAATCAAAGTGCGCAGTATATCCGGATGTTATCCCGGAACGCATCAACCCAGATTGACGGGGTTTATTTTAACCCGGCCGGTCTAACTCAATTGCAGAATGGTTTTCACTTTGCGTTGAACAACCAAAGCTTGTTTCAAACCCGTACGATTGAAAACACGGCTCCAACCTTGAACCAATCAAGTTACGAAGGCGGTTTAACCATCCCAGTATTCCCTTCTGGTTTTGCAGTGTACAAAAAAGATCGCCTGGCTTTGTCTTTCGGCTTCGGAATTAATTCAGGAGGTGGTTCGGCTGAATACAAAAACGGTTTGCCTTCGTTCGAATTGCCAATTTCGGCATTGCCAACGATTATTACAGCGTTGGGTGTACCGACGACTGGTTACAGCGCCGATTTGTATTTCAAAGGGAAATCAGTTTACCTTGGCTTCCAGCTAGGTGCTTCTTATGAATTCTGTGATTTTTTTAGCGGAGCAATTGGCTTGCGGTACCTGAATGCAGTAACCAATTATGATGGACACATCAGTGATATCATGATCAACCCGCAACATCCATTGGTAAATCCTACGGGTGGATATATTCCGGCTACCGATTTCTTTACTGCGATCGGACAGGCGGAACTTGCGGCAATGACAGCCGACCAGGAAGTGGATGTAAAGCAAAAAGGAACTGGTTTCACTCCGATTATTGGCGTTAACCTGAAGCCCTTCGACAAAATGAATATTGGTATTCGCTACGAATTCCGGACTAAACTGGAATTGGAGAACCACACCAAAACAGACGGAACAGGAACTTTCCCTGATGGCGATACATATCGTAACGATATTCCTGCGATTTTGGGAGCCGGAGTGGACTATCAGCTATTTGAAAACTTAAAAGTGTCTGCTTCTTATTCCAACTATTTTGACAAAGATGCAAACTGGGACGGAAAAGAAAGTAACGTGGACAAAAACCTGTACGAACTCGCGCTTGGTATGGAATATCAAATCTCCGAAATTACAACAATCAGTGCCGGTTATATGCACACAAAAACAGGCGTGGGACGCGGCTTCCAGTCTGATATCAATTACAGCTTGGATGCCAATTCAGTTGGTTTCGGAGCTATGTTTAAAGTGAATGAAAAATTTGACCTGGACTTAGGTATGCTTTACACGGCGTACGAAGGAAACTACAAAGAAGCTATTTATTCTCCGTCTTCTTTGCCAGCCTTGCAGATTCCGTACAAAGAAACTTACGACAAAAAGAACCTGGCTTTTACAATCGGTGTGACTTACCACCTGTTTAAGTAA
- the lpdA gene encoding dihydrolipoyl dehydrogenase, which translates to MSYDVLVIGSGPGGYVAAIRAAQLGFKVAVVEKENLGGICLNWGCIPTKSLLKSAQAYEYAVHAADYGVAITGEVKPDFEAMVKRSRGVAEGMSKGIQFLFKKNKIEVINGFGKLAGKGVVEVTDADGKKTKVEAKHIILATGARSRELPNLPQDGKKIIGYRQAMTLPKQPKSMVVVGSGAIGSEFAYFYQSIGTEVTLVEFLPNVVPNEDEEVSKTLERSFKKMKMKVMVDSSVESVDTSGKVCKVKVKTKKGVEELEAEVVLSAVGVATNIEGIGLEEMGVKTERGKIIVDDFYRTNVEGVYAIGDIVHGPALAHVASAEGITCVEKIAGQNPHPVDYGNIPGCTYTMPEVSSVGLTEAKAKEAGYEVKVGKFPFSASGKASSAGQKDGFVKLVFDAKYGELLGAHMIGGNVTEMVAELVVAKRLEITGHELIKSIHPHPTMSEAIMEAAAAAYDEVIHL; encoded by the coding sequence ATGAGCTACGATGTATTAGTGATAGGGAGTGGCCCTGGCGGATATGTTGCCGCCATTCGGGCAGCCCAGTTAGGTTTTAAAGTTGCCGTGGTTGAAAAAGAAAACCTTGGCGGTATCTGTTTGAACTGGGGATGTATCCCTACAAAATCATTGTTAAAGAGCGCGCAGGCATATGAGTATGCTGTTCATGCCGCAGATTATGGTGTAGCCATTACCGGTGAAGTGAAGCCGGATTTTGAAGCGATGGTAAAACGCAGCCGCGGTGTAGCCGAAGGCATGAGCAAAGGGATCCAATTCCTGTTTAAAAAGAACAAAATCGAGGTCATCAACGGTTTCGGTAAATTAGCCGGAAAAGGTGTTGTTGAGGTGACCGATGCTGACGGCAAAAAAACGAAAGTTGAAGCCAAACATATTATTTTAGCAACCGGAGCACGTTCGCGCGAGTTACCAAACTTGCCACAGGACGGAAAGAAAATCATCGGTTATCGTCAGGCAATGACGCTTCCGAAACAGCCAAAATCGATGGTTGTGGTTGGATCAGGTGCTATTGGTAGCGAATTCGCTTACTTCTACCAATCAATTGGAACTGAAGTAACTTTGGTTGAGTTCCTGCCAAACGTGGTCCCAAACGAAGACGAAGAAGTTTCAAAAACACTGGAACGTTCATTTAAGAAAATGAAAATGAAAGTGATGGTTGACTCTTCTGTCGAGTCTGTTGACACTTCAGGCAAAGTATGTAAGGTGAAAGTTAAAACCAAGAAAGGTGTTGAAGAGTTGGAAGCCGAAGTTGTTTTATCAGCTGTTGGTGTAGCAACGAACATCGAAGGTATTGGTTTGGAAGAAATGGGTGTTAAAACCGAAAGAGGTAAAATCATTGTTGATGATTTCTACCGCACAAACGTTGAAGGCGTTTATGCAATCGGCGACATCGTTCATGGCCCAGCATTGGCACACGTTGCTTCTGCTGAAGGGATCACTTGCGTTGAAAAAATCGCCGGTCAAAATCCACACCCGGTTGACTATGGCAACATTCCAGGATGTACTTATACCATGCCGGAAGTATCTTCAGTTGGTTTAACTGAGGCCAAAGCGAAAGAAGCCGGTTACGAAGTAAAAGTTGGTAAATTCCCATTCTCTGCCAGTGGTAAAGCAAGTTCTGCCGGTCAGAAAGACGGTTTCGTAAAACTGGTTTTCGATGCGAAATACGGCGAACTGTTAGGCGCACACATGATCGGTGGCAATGTAACTGAAATGGTTGCTGAGCTGGTCGTTGCAAAACGTTTGGAAATTACCGGTCACGAATTGATCAAATCAATTCACCCTCACCCAACCATGAGCGAGGCGATTATGGAAGCAGCAGCTGCCGCTTACGACGAGGTAATCCACCTGTAA
- a CDS encoding TlpA disulfide reductase family protein yields the protein MKKLFPIILLVMVLAACQSNSNKYTVSGTIAGLDSGVVYLVKAQAGQPLVVDTAKLVAGKFTFEGSAGLPELNFLRLNERDYFAQFFLENANIKVESYKDSLRATKITGSETTDIFNTYVDEVTNLGQKIREYQTQYSQAAATGNQDEMDRIRIDIEAASDNMEVYAKNFVREHSNSVVGPFIALSQLGGRLEYAELKSLVDGFDPKLAESEYVVKLNEMVAAQAKTAVGVEAPDFTMNDPEGNPLTLSSLRGKYVLVDFWASWCGPCRQENPNVVAAYNKYKDKGFDILGVSLDRDKDAWLKAIDDDKLAWHHVSDLKYWQNEVARLYDVTSIPHSILLDPDGKIIAKDLRGEALDSKLAELLD from the coding sequence CAATTCAAATAAATATACGGTGAGCGGTACCATTGCCGGATTGGACTCGGGTGTTGTATACCTGGTGAAAGCACAGGCTGGTCAGCCGTTGGTTGTAGACACCGCGAAACTTGTTGCTGGAAAATTCACCTTCGAAGGATCAGCAGGATTGCCGGAGTTGAACTTTTTACGCTTGAATGAGCGTGATTATTTCGCTCAATTCTTCCTGGAGAATGCAAATATTAAAGTAGAAAGTTACAAGGATAGCCTTCGTGCAACAAAAATCACCGGTTCAGAAACGACTGATATTTTCAATACGTATGTTGATGAAGTAACCAACCTTGGCCAAAAAATCCGCGAATATCAAACTCAGTATTCTCAAGCTGCTGCAACCGGTAACCAGGACGAAATGGATCGCATCCGTATCGATATTGAAGCGGCTTCCGACAACATGGAAGTTTATGCGAAAAACTTTGTTCGCGAACACAGTAATAGCGTTGTCGGACCATTCATCGCATTGTCGCAGTTAGGTGGTCGTTTGGAATATGCTGAGCTGAAAAGCCTCGTTGATGGTTTCGATCCGAAATTGGCAGAATCAGAATACGTCGTTAAATTGAACGAGATGGTGGCAGCACAGGCAAAAACGGCCGTTGGTGTTGAAGCACCTGACTTTACAATGAACGATCCGGAAGGAAACCCCCTGACACTTTCTTCATTGCGCGGAAAGTATGTGTTAGTTGACTTTTGGGCAAGCTGGTGCGGACCATGTCGTCAGGAAAACCCGAATGTTGTTGCGGCTTACAATAAATACAAAGATAAAGGCTTCGATATTTTGGGTGTATCTCTGGATCGCGATAAAGATGCCTGGTTGAAAGCCATCGATGACGATAAACTGGCGTGGCACCATGTGTCGGATTTGAAATACTGGCAAAATGAAGTTGCTCGCCTTTACGATGTAACTTCAATTCCACACTCAATTCTGTTGGATCCCGATGGAAAAATCATCGCAAAAGATTTACGCGGTGAAGCACTCGACAGCAAACTTGCAGAACTTTTAGATTAA
- a CDS encoding TonB-dependent receptor, whose amino-acid sequence MTFKIYLTLLFLFAGTVHLLAQDSVKETKISGVYNDAPVERFLDDLNEKYHLLSYYQQSWLDSITVTATFDDIPLVQALNKVFGQSPLGYRFFQDAIVLIPRSLSGENIRREGDVSVLVIGDPVDRGRYKKAVLKGTITDGKQGDRLAGAVIYVRDLDKGFSTDRNGEFEMELPVGLHQLQLSYMGYEPQTVRVELIENGEVLLDLFEETHSLDEITVKADNSGSTRTQMSMSRVDAKVIKELPVLMGEADVIKSVVMMPGIQSVGELASGFNVRGGNTDQNLILLDGAPIYNTSHLFGFFSMLNPDAVSDVILFKGGLPASYGERVASVMDVQLKEGSVEKLQFYGGLGLINSRFTLEGPFVKDKKSSFLLGGRTTYSDWMLRQMRNLEFRHSVARFYDLNGNVNIHFSDKNKLKLMAYSSSDEFNLNSNSLYQYDNLISALNWKLALGTKFVSDFNASYSRYRFSLYEEDDLGPELDYELKTGIEYWGGKYNFSYLPSDGLKLNLGFQANYQQVNPGEIAPGQSDSYIEYEKVQDEQALGTAIFAGAELDLTDQLAMTAGVRYSRFTALGPATVYLYDPNYSSSAEHVVDSLIFGKNDKIKTWQGLEPRLSFKYTLNDGSSVRWAYQRVYQYLNQISNTSVVSPADFWKISDYHTSPLISDQLALGYFRDFTQKGLETSVEMYYKRLQNLVEYKNGAQLVMNHHLETDIIQADGYAYGLELYVKKATGRLNGWLSYTYSRTMRKTDNTFDEEVINNGKYYPSVYDKPHDVSVVANYQISRRWRVSGNFVLSSGRPTTLPELRYTFGGEQVVYYSDRNKYRMPTYHRFDISLTFDENLRRKRMWKGSWTLSIYNLYGRKNPYSVYYQREAEDQSSGLFGLYKFSIIGIPVPSITYNFRF is encoded by the coding sequence ATGACTTTTAAAATCTACCTGACTTTACTGTTTCTCTTTGCGGGGACCGTTCACCTTTTGGCCCAGGATTCCGTTAAAGAGACGAAAATTTCAGGCGTCTACAACGACGCTCCGGTCGAGCGCTTTCTCGACGATCTGAATGAAAAGTACCACCTACTATCTTATTATCAACAAAGCTGGCTGGATAGCATTACCGTTACCGCCACCTTCGACGACATTCCGCTTGTTCAGGCGCTGAATAAAGTGTTTGGACAGAGCCCGCTCGGTTATCGTTTTTTTCAGGATGCCATTGTGTTGATTCCGCGCTCGCTGTCCGGCGAGAATATCCGGCGAGAAGGCGATGTTTCCGTTCTGGTTATCGGTGACCCAGTTGATCGGGGCCGGTATAAAAAAGCAGTTCTCAAGGGTACAATTACCGATGGTAAGCAGGGAGATCGCCTGGCGGGAGCTGTCATTTATGTGCGCGATTTGGACAAAGGTTTCAGTACTGACCGAAATGGGGAGTTTGAAATGGAACTTCCGGTAGGACTGCACCAGTTGCAGTTGAGCTACATGGGCTATGAGCCGCAAACGGTTCGGGTGGAGTTGATCGAAAATGGCGAGGTGTTGCTCGACCTGTTTGAAGAAACCCACAGTCTGGATGAAATTACAGTTAAGGCGGATAACTCGGGAAGCACACGAACCCAGATGAGCATGAGCCGCGTGGATGCAAAGGTCATCAAAGAACTGCCGGTTTTGATGGGAGAAGCTGATGTGATCAAGAGCGTGGTGATGATGCCCGGGATTCAGAGCGTTGGCGAATTGGCGTCGGGCTTCAACGTTCGCGGTGGAAACACTGACCAGAACCTTATTTTGCTCGATGGAGCACCCATTTACAATACCAGCCACTTATTCGGTTTCTTCTCGATGCTGAATCCGGATGCCGTTTCCGATGTGATTTTGTTTAAAGGCGGTTTGCCTGCCAGCTATGGCGAGCGTGTTGCTTCGGTAATGGATGTGCAGCTCAAAGAAGGATCGGTCGAGAAGCTGCAGTTTTATGGTGGCTTGGGATTAATCAACAGCCGTTTTACGCTCGAAGGTCCCTTTGTGAAAGATAAAAAGAGCAGCTTTTTGCTTGGCGGCCGAACGACCTACAGCGATTGGATGTTGCGACAAATGCGCAATCTGGAGTTTCGCCACAGCGTTGCCCGTTTTTATGATCTGAATGGCAATGTCAACATCCATTTCTCGGATAAAAATAAACTGAAGTTGATGGCCTATTCCAGTTCCGACGAATTCAACCTGAACTCGAACTCGCTTTACCAATACGACAACCTGATTAGCGCGTTGAACTGGAAGCTGGCTTTGGGAACCAAGTTCGTCTCCGATTTCAATGCCTCGTACAGTCGCTATCGCTTCAGTTTGTATGAGGAGGATGACCTGGGGCCTGAATTGGACTACGAGCTGAAAACCGGAATTGAATATTGGGGTGGAAAATACAACTTCAGTTATTTGCCGTCGGATGGTTTGAAGTTGAATCTCGGTTTTCAAGCCAATTACCAGCAGGTGAATCCGGGGGAAATTGCTCCGGGGCAGAGTGATTCGTATATTGAATATGAAAAGGTGCAGGATGAACAGGCTTTGGGAACGGCAATCTTTGCCGGTGCAGAGCTTGATCTCACTGATCAGCTGGCGATGACAGCAGGCGTGCGCTACTCCCGTTTTACTGCGCTGGGGCCGGCAACCGTTTATTTGTACGATCCCAACTACAGCTCTTCGGCAGAGCATGTGGTCGATTCGTTGATTTTCGGGAAGAATGATAAAATAAAAACCTGGCAGGGTCTCGAGCCGCGTCTTTCATTTAAATATACCTTGAACGACGGTTCTTCCGTGCGCTGGGCTTATCAAAGGGTTTATCAATACCTGAATCAGATCTCAAACACGTCCGTGGTGTCGCCGGCTGACTTCTGGAAAATCAGTGATTATCACACCTCACCATTAATATCGGATCAGCTGGCCTTGGGCTATTTCCGCGATTTCACGCAAAAAGGGCTGGAAACTTCGGTTGAAATGTACTACAAGCGTTTACAAAACCTGGTGGAGTACAAGAATGGCGCTCAGCTGGTGATGAATCATCATTTGGAAACTGATATTATTCAGGCTGATGGTTATGCCTATGGTTTGGAGCTTTACGTGAAGAAAGCGACCGGCCGTTTGAATGGTTGGCTGAGTTACACTTACTCGCGCACCATGCGAAAAACCGATAATACTTTCGACGAAGAAGTTATCAATAATGGGAAATACTACCCTTCGGTTTACGACAAACCTCACGATGTGTCGGTGGTTGCCAACTACCAGATTTCGCGTCGCTGGAGGGTTTCAGGGAACTTCGTACTTTCATCGGGGCGTCCGACGACACTGCCGGAACTGCGCTACACCTTTGGTGGCGAGCAAGTGGTTTATTACTCGGACCGGAATAAATACCGAATGCCGACCTATCACCGCTTCGACATTAGTTTGACTTTCGACGAAAACCTGAGGCGGAAGCGGATGTGGAAGGGCAGTTGGACACTGTCGATCTACAACCTCTACGGACGCAAAAATCCCTATTCTGTCTACTACCAGCGAGAAGCTGAAGATCAGTCGTCCGGTTTGTTTGGTCTTTACAAATTCTCAATTATCGGGATCCCGGTTCCTTCAATAACCTATAATTTCCGCTTCTGA
- a CDS encoding DUF4249 family protein encodes MKNYLRYIALFCLVALGCEDTYNPDLDQVENLVVIEALLTNDADVNYVKVRMTRNFYATESQEWVTGAAVTISDDGGNSWELSEESTGNFSIPFDAVPGTSYKIVVEAVGETYESGFETLPPVPTIDSMNVVADTITTYTYDSDGQPRAHEVTGMQIVADLPVSSGLKNYRFTFPRTLEYIVPPPDEMPSPPPVYSWINYGQSGIFPIEGPAEYGNETQLKDRQLLFLSNRIGDFVTQEKIDSSAYMVGWLVNMSVFGISEKTYNFYESVNAQLEADGKLFDPVYAQLEPNFECTSNSDVEVVGYFEVSSHLFQRFYAYVPYYSKNSYFHYVSAPAAIPASGQIKSTTPPEFWEDPYSD; translated from the coding sequence ATGAAAAATTATTTACGATATATTGCTTTGTTTTGCCTGGTAGCTCTCGGATGCGAGGATACTTATAACCCGGATTTGGACCAGGTTGAAAATCTCGTCGTGATTGAAGCTTTGCTCACGAACGATGCCGACGTAAATTACGTGAAGGTCCGGATGACCCGAAATTTCTATGCCACTGAAAGCCAGGAGTGGGTTACGGGAGCAGCCGTAACAATAAGCGACGACGGTGGAAACAGCTGGGAACTGTCAGAAGAATCGACTGGTAATTTCAGTATTCCGTTTGATGCTGTCCCTGGAACCTCGTACAAAATAGTGGTTGAAGCAGTCGGGGAGACTTACGAGTCCGGTTTCGAAACATTACCGCCTGTGCCAACAATTGACAGTATGAACGTTGTGGCCGATACCATAACAACCTACACTTATGATTCGGATGGACAACCGCGGGCTCATGAGGTCACGGGTATGCAGATTGTCGCCGATCTGCCGGTTTCTTCTGGCTTGAAAAACTACCGTTTCACCTTTCCCCGGACACTGGAGTATATTGTTCCTCCGCCTGATGAGATGCCATCGCCACCGCCCGTTTACAGCTGGATCAATTACGGCCAGTCGGGTATTTTTCCGATTGAAGGACCGGCTGAGTATGGAAACGAAACGCAGTTGAAAGATCGCCAGTTGCTGTTTCTGTCGAATCGAATTGGCGACTTTGTGACACAGGAAAAGATTGATTCGAGTGCTTATATGGTGGGTTGGTTGGTCAATATGTCGGTCTTCGGAATCTCGGAGAAAACCTATAATTTCTACGAATCGGTTAATGCGCAACTGGAAGCTGACGGAAAGTTGTTCGACCCGGTTTATGCACAATTGGAACCGAATTTTGAATGTACCTCGAATTCGGATGTTGAGGTTGTTGGCTATTTTGAAGTGAGTTCGCACCTGTTCCAGCGCTTCTACGCTTATGTGCCTTACTACAGCAAGAATTCCTATTTCCACTATGTTAGTGCCCCCGCCGCAATACCTGCAAGCGGACAGATAAAAAGTACCACGCCCCCCGAATTCTGGGAGGATCCATACAGCGACTAA
- a CDS encoding outer membrane beta-barrel protein, giving the protein MRKEDNHIDELFRSKLDDFEIKPPAYVWDAILEKQEADKRKKRALWIKFSGVAAALLLAFLLGWELQHEGELPATNEMAAKQIGKDNFNGEDEIDSNNEKDVESQLAESSRTIGDSKNTNDKDLLVNESSVVKQKNSEQQRSSEASNLTVLENAEVERSESILAMLQKRLSEIAFIYPKTNELDEIDPSEDDAFLSEQDRAIIAQNQQTLQSEKKKKRSGLGWAVGAQVNPVLAVNDSKQSQQYASGMNKATENSSMQLGGGLTVAVKRSGRWSIQSGVMYNTLSQSSSNNVSNRNSNLDYAAAPETSGIPGSGAAYYKVGESSNGTVSIQTPAGTIQVNSLPQNALVAADYEALASSSSDVLMTSTDFEQHFDYIEIPLLLRYQLVDQKFGLQLMAGLNTGFLVGNSAYADSGSGRSNIGETSDMNSVSYSTNFGVGLGYKLTPALQLRFEPQMRYYLESLSSNPDISYKPYTFGFYTGISYSF; this is encoded by the coding sequence ATGAGGAAGGAAGACAATCATATAGACGAATTGTTCCGCTCGAAGCTGGATGACTTCGAGATCAAGCCGCCGGCTTACGTTTGGGATGCTATTCTGGAAAAGCAGGAAGCAGACAAGCGTAAAAAGAGAGCGTTGTGGATTAAATTCAGTGGGGTAGCAGCTGCTCTGTTGCTGGCTTTCCTTTTGGGTTGGGAATTGCAGCACGAGGGGGAGTTGCCTGCAACGAACGAAATGGCGGCGAAACAGATTGGGAAAGATAATTTCAATGGTGAAGATGAAATTGATTCTAATAACGAAAAGGATGTCGAGAGTCAATTGGCAGAAAGTAGCCGGACAATAGGAGACAGTAAAAACACAAACGATAAAGACCTTTTAGTAAACGAGTCTTCGGTAGTAAAACAAAAGAACTCAGAGCAACAGAGAAGTTCAGAAGCATCTAATTTGACAGTGCTAGAGAACGCAGAAGTTGAGCGCAGCGAATCAATTTTAGCCATGTTGCAAAAACGCTTGTCTGAAATCGCGTTCATCTATCCGAAGACTAACGAGCTTGATGAGATTGATCCGTCGGAGGACGACGCATTCCTTAGTGAGCAGGATCGGGCAATTATTGCTCAGAACCAGCAGACGTTGCAAAGCGAAAAGAAAAAGAAAAGAAGCGGACTCGGTTGGGCAGTTGGAGCGCAGGTCAATCCTGTTTTAGCGGTCAACGATAGTAAACAAAGTCAACAGTATGCGTCGGGTATGAACAAGGCGACGGAAAACAGCTCAATGCAATTGGGCGGCGGATTAACGGTTGCCGTCAAACGCAGTGGTCGTTGGAGTATACAGTCGGGTGTCATGTACAACACGTTGAGCCAAAGCTCATCGAACAATGTGTCGAATCGAAACAGCAACCTGGACTATGCTGCTGCTCCTGAAACATCCGGTATTCCGGGATCCGGTGCAGCGTATTACAAAGTTGGCGAATCGAGCAACGGAACGGTTTCTATTCAAACTCCGGCAGGTACAATCCAGGTGAACAGTCTCCCTCAAAATGCACTAGTTGCAGCAGATTATGAGGCGCTGGCTTCGTCTTCAAGCGATGTGTTGATGACCAGTACTGACTTTGAGCAGCATTTCGATTATATTGAAATACCTCTTTTGCTGCGTTATCAATTAGTTGATCAGAAGTTCGGACTACAGCTGATGGCTGGTTTGAACACCGGTTTTCTCGTTGGAAATTCTGCTTATGCCGACAGTGGTAGCGGACGAAGCAATATCGGCGAAACATCTGATATGAACTCGGTGAGTTATTCGACTAACTTTGGCGTAGGACTGGGGTACAAACTTACACCGGCTTTGCAATTGCGATTCGAACCGCAGATGCGTTATTACCTGGAGTCGCTGAGCAGCAATCCGGATATCAGCTACAAACCATACACCTTCGGTTTCTACACGGGGATCAGCTATTCATTCTGA